One Rhododendron vialii isolate Sample 1 chromosome 2a, ASM3025357v1 genomic region harbors:
- the LOC131312703 gene encoding tetrahydroberberine oxidase-like, with translation MKTPTTSMLSFVFLLLISFSLAASADTHEEFLQCLSLHSPNSTSISKLIYTPNNSSYLSVLNFSIQNLRFTSSSTPKPLVIVTPFDESQIQATVYCSKNHGMQIRVRSGGHDYEGLSYVSNVPFVVLDLINLSSITVDSESKTAWVESGATIGQLYYRIAEKSKNLGFPAGVCPTVGVGGHFSGGGYGLMLRKYGLAADNVIDARIVDVNGQVLDRKSMGEDLFWAIRGGGGASFGVILAWKVNLVTVPSTVTVFTIAKTLDQNATNLIYKWQHIAPKFPEDLFIRIIIRRVNSSENGKWTIQASFNSLYLGGISNLIPLMQERFPELGLMEEDCTEMSWIESILYFAGFPTGESLDVLLDRTPLTRQYFKAKSDYVKEPIPVFGLEGIWRMFYEDEGELAEMILSPYGGKMEEIAESAIPFPHRKGNLYKIQHLVYWNEEGEEVSQRHISWIRRLYSYMAPYVSRFPRAAYINYRDLDVGVNNNKGNTSYAQASIWGIKYFKNNFNRLVQVKTKVDPGNFFRNEQSIPPFSAWWKKGD, from the coding sequence CATTCCCCAAACTCAACCTCGATCTCAAAACTAATTTACACCCCAAACAACTCTTCATATTTATCCGTGTTAAACTTCTCCATACAAAACCTCCGGTTCACATCATCATCAACCCCAAAACCACTAGTCATTGTCACACCATTCGACGAATCCCAGATTCAGGCAACTGTCTATTGCTCCAAAAACCATGGAATGCAAATTAGGGTTCGAAGTGGTGGACATGACTATGAGGGCCTTTCGTATGTGTCCAATGTCCCTTTTGTCGTTCTTGATCTGATAAACCTAAGTTCCATCACTGTTGATTCCGAGAGTAAAACTGCTTGGGTTGAATCTGGGGCAACTATTGGGCAACTTTACTATAGAATTGCCGAGAAAAGTAAAAACCTAGGGTTTCCTGCCGGTGTTTGCCCTACTGTGGGTGTCGGGGGTCACTTTAGTGGGGGAGGGTATGGCCTTATGTTGCGAAAATATGGTCTTGCGGCTGATAATGTCATTGATGCTCGAATCGTCGATGTCAATGGACAAGTTCTTGATAGGAAATCCATGGGGGAAGACCTATTTTGGGCCATTAGAGGTGGTGGGGGTGCTAGTTTTGGAGTCATTCTAGCAtggaaagtaaatttggtcACTGTTCCATCAACTGTGACTGTTTTTACTATTGCCAAGACATTAGACCAAAATGCTACCAATCTTATCTATAAGTGGCAGCATATTGCTCCCAAATTTCCTGAAGATCTATTCATTAGAATCATTATTAGAAGGGTGAATTCTAGTGAAAATGGAAAGTGGACAATCCAAGCCTCTTTCAACTCCTTGTACCTTGGAGGAATCAGTAACTTGATTCCATTGATGCAAGAACGCTTCCCGGAGTTAGGTTTGATGGAAGAAGACTGCACTGAGATGAGCTGGATCGAATCCATCCTCTATTTCGCGGGTTTTCCCACCGGTGAATCCCTTGATGTCCTCTTGGATAGGACTCCTCTCACAAGACAATACTTCAAGGCAAAATCAGACTATGTTAAGGAGCCAATTCCGGTATTTGGATTGGAAGGGATTTGGAGAATGTTTTACGAAGATGAGGGGGAACTAGCAGAAATGATCTTGAGTCCATATGGTGGAAAGATGGAAGAGATTGCAGAGTCTGCAATCCCTTTCCCACACAGAAAGGGAAATCTCTACAAGATCCAGCATTTAGTTTATTGGAATGAAGAAGGGGAAGAGGTATCACAAAGGCATATAAGTTGGATTAGAAGGCTTTACAGTTATATGGCGCCCTATGTTTCTAGATTTCCAAGGGCTGCATATATTAATTATAGAGACCTTGATGTTGGAGTCAACAATAACAAAGGAAACACAAGCTATGCACAAGCAAGCATTTGGGGGATCAAGTATTTCAAGAACAACTTCAACAGATTGGTGCAAGTCAAGACCAAAgttgatcctggaaatttcttTAGAAATGAACAAAGCATTCCTCCTTTCTCAGCATGGTGGAAGAAGGGTGACTAG